A single Amphiura filiformis chromosome 8, Afil_fr2py, whole genome shotgun sequence DNA region contains:
- the LOC140158488 gene encoding uncharacterized protein, with product MADNSGESRIADCMRRLVRGQQPEESGGSVFNINVDILQELIDRALESDRNKQEIFDRDALKPITAALDARYGDDMNCLAADVIGLLAEGSNHQARCCASYRHEGISVMETLTQRSQSINMRVRTSARAALYSIIHTTQPQVS from the exons ATGGCAGACAATTCGGGTGAATCCAGAATTGCTGATTGTATGCGTCGTTTAGTTAGAGGGCAGCAGCCAGAAGAGTCTGGAGGCAGTGTCTTCAACATCAATGTG GACATATTACAAGAACTGATTGATAGGGCTCTAGAAAGTGATCGAAATAAACAAGAAATCTTTGACAGAGATGCACTGAAACCAATAACAGCAGCTCTAGATGCAAGATACGGAGATGACATGAATTGTTTAGCTGCTGATGTGATTGGTCTTTTAGCTGAGGGTAGCAATCACCAAGCCAGATGTTGTGCATCCTATAGACATGAAGGGATAAGTGTTATGGAAACACTAACACAGAGATCACAGTCCATCAATATGCGTGTCCGTACCAGTGCAAGAGCTGCTCTCTATTCTATCATACACACTACACAACCTCAGGTAAGCTAA